From the Coffea eugenioides isolate CCC68of chromosome 1, Ceug_1.0, whole genome shotgun sequence genome, the window AAATTGACAAATCATAAATAATTAACAAAGTATGTAAAAACTATTTGAAATATTGTAAAGATGtgaaaaataacttttttcatcTTCTAAACAACTCAAATAAATTCtaaatataatttaaatttttttccttttctaaacttTCAAGACATTgattcaaataaataaaaattaaatattctaAACAATTCATATTAGATTCAATCAGAACATTTTACataaaaagaaatatttttctcattcGATAATCTAAGGGCATGTGATAAACATATGGATAAATAAAGATTGGACAAACACTGAAGTTTTTAAATTGTAATGACCTCCTAAATTACAAAACTTTTGTAGAAGAAATctacattttttcaaaaaataataataacaataatatcGGGTTTATTTCTTACTATGTGACCTTAGATTACCAAATagacaaacattaaaggaaaaaaaaattactttgtAATTTGAAAACATgttaaacaaaattttattatttgtttgtaCTTTAAAAAAGCATATTATTTTATGGTTGCAATTATTATATGTTGttcctttaaaaaaaagaacatcTTCATGCTTTTTGTCCTTAttttaaacatataattattatacttacaattaaaaaaattaaggcAATGAAGGGCATTATTGGAAAGAAATTATTTTCCCTTTCGTAAAATGAGTattttaatcatataatatGAATTGGGTTGAGAAtgttacaaaaatttgaaaatatgataggtaagtgatatttttaaaactttaagaGTACTAagtgaaattatcaaaaacctcAGAAGAGGTTTATGTAATTATCCCTTATGCAAATGATTATATGAAATCAACACAATACCCACTACTACGCAAGAAGGGAATCTCATATAATCATCAGAGccacaaaaattaaaaattacagGATACCtgatgaaaatatgcatgaccCATCTGAGAATTTGAtatttttcaagtcaaaaactaTATGTCGCATGTggcaagaattcaagaaacaagtaAACAACTCAAAAACCCATTTGAATAAAGATATGCAATTTCAATGAATAAAGAACTCACTTAAAATTGTTGCGACCAAGCGGCAGCCCAGATTTGCAGCAGTTGCTTGTATCATACCAACAGAGCACTTTGAAGAGGGGTGTTTCGCCGAGTAGTTGACGAAGATATGGAGtgtttttttctatttctttactttctttttcattttatgtTTTCCCTATTTTTTTCTCTGGAGTAtaaattctttttaatcaaccaaaaaaaaattaggaagCTTGTAATCTACGATAAAATAAGGTGCAAAAATCACAAATTTGTCAATATGAACAATATACCATGCTCAATAATCTTAGTCACGCATTTTAAAAATAGTGGTTTAATTTAGCTTATCAATCCTAGGAATGATGTGTATTGTTGTTGTTTTGCAGGATTTTGGAGGCGTATGATGGAAGAAATTCAACGGTGAGCCTGTGAATAAATTCAATGGCAATGAGTTGATGTTCTTAATCCGGTTGAATTGAGACATCTTTGGCAAAAGATAATAAATGCACGAGTCAATATTCATTGAACAGGATTAGGTTTTGATTATTTGATCTGCACTCAATctttttgtattgtatatgctTGATATGGGTGTAGATTGCAGCAAAACATTTGGTCCTCACCCCAACATTTGGTCCTCCGCCGCCCAAACGAAAAAACTGACCAAACCTTAACTTGACGTCCATCTCACTTTTCCAGTTTTCCTCTTCTCAGGACAGACAATAGAAATTAATGGAAGCAAACAAAAATTATAACATCAGAGACGTGACATTTGTTCTATTTCAGTAGTTGACCACTTACAAGATCCTATTTCAACTTGCACACGACAAGAATGGTAGACAAATAAAAGAGATGTGAGCTTTGCAACTGAGAACACTTTCCGATACATTTATGTCTTGCAAGAAGAACATTACTGCTTTCTAGGTGatgtaaaaaaatatatattaaagaacaaaaaaaaagaaaagaaaaggaattcaaGCTCCCGTTCCTTTTCCCTTGACTTGGTTAGCTTATGTACAGTTTAATATAGAAAACATATCCGCCATTACTGGAAGTTCCTTCAAACAAATAAATGTCACTTTGTGATCCAATTTACTTGCAGAATGATCAATTTGATTACAAGAACAAGCCAACAATTGATTGGCTAGTAAGGCTTGTATTCTGGAGGATCTTCTCCAAGCAAAAGAGACCTCAAGATGGCTGCACATACCGAACTGTCATACACAAGCATATGCCCACCATCAGGAACCTCGTGATACCGAATCCAGGGTAGCCTTTCTGAAACATACCTTTGCAATTTAACTGGCACAACCTTGTCCTCGCAACCTTGCCAGATGTGAACAGAGCTTTCATTTTCAGCATATGGATTAGTTAGTTCCATCGGTTCAAAGTCCCACCTACCAAAGGCCACAATGCAGTCCTTGCGAATGGACTCAAACGTGCGGCGATCCTTAAATCCATTCTGTACAAATAGCTTTACAAAATGATACAACAGACTAGTGCCTTGCTTAGGATATTTAAAACAAATTTAAAGATATTGTTGTAAGAACAAACTTCCCTTCTCTTTTTAAACAAATTGCACAAAGAAAATTACCTGAGCAAATAACTGGTATCCTTTAGTGTTACTCAAGAATTCTAGGTCTTTCGAGCTAAAGAATGCAGGGTTTTTATCAAGAACGTTGGATGAGGGGAAAACTTTTTGAGTCAACCACCAATGTAGCAGCCCAGGAGTATGGCGTAAAAGCCAGATAATCCATCGGCAAAGGTTCTTCCGGTAGTCATCCTTTACCAGATCTTTTGGAAGAGTGCGCCACTTGTAATTGATCATAGGGACTATGAGCGCAGAACCTGCTAGCCTGCATCTCATAAATCATAGATAGATGTAAAATTTGCTGGTTTGAAATAGGAGCGACAACTGCTGAAGGCGGTTTTTGAGGTGAGTTCTAACCTATGTGGTAGACGTTTGAGGCAACTCCAGACAGGATAACAACCCAAAGAAACTCCCACTACGTAGAATTTGGGTCCTAGTTCTAGCTGATCAGCTAGTTCCTCAATGTCAGATGCTTCACTTTTTACTGAGCGTTTTGGATTTGGATCACTCTCCCCATATCCAGCTCGATCAAATAAGAGGAAATATATTCCCAACTCATCCATTAGTTCCTGGAGACTAGTACACAATGAGATTGTTCTATATAATGAATCTTTATGAAACAATGGTTCACTGGACAAATGTAAAGGCCACCCCATCTATACATTTTGTATTATCTTAGTCAAATGAGAAAACACAAAGTTACTTGTTATTAATATTAGTTGTATGTCAATCTTGAAAGTGGTGATCCCTCACAGTTCAGTAGACAATTCATTAGTGAGTCATTCCATCACATGTATAAAGTTACACTCTTCCATCATCATTCCACAAATAACCAGATTAACTGCACTATCTTGACCCTTGTAAATTGCATATATCATTAAATCAGTAAATTACTTTGTGTTGCTAAATCAAAAAGGCTAATTTCCTCCATAACTTACAAAACAGAGCTAGTCAAGATTGATGATTCCAAATTGAACTGTGAAAATGCAGACTTATTTAATCTGCGTTTCATATTCAAAGTTCGGCTACTGAAACCCTGGAGCCCAATACCATCCATCTGTACTATGAACATTTTGGAACAGAAACTTAAAGCAGACCTGCATAATACTACAATCGTGCCACATGAAATAAAGATATTCATGGCAAACCAAATCTAGAGAACTGTAAAACATGAAAGCCTAGAACCCGCAAGAACTATTAATCAATCCGATATAGATAAAATCCCCTTTACTTAATACAAGTTAACACTGAAAACTAGCCAATCAATCTAATTTTCAAGCAAGCTGACATTAATTTCAACCGTTTCATGCTACgcctataaaatttcaaagCAAGATTCCAACTTGACGAACATGCAATACCCAAAATCTTTACAACATTCAAAAAGTAAACTTTTGGGACGGGTAAACAATGAAACATCCATTCATTCAATCAATCAAAAAGATTCAGATCAGTAAAAAGTTGCTGATACCTCGGGTGCTAAAAAGTTCATTTCTTTGGAGCTGCCAAAGCCATGAACACAAATTACTCTAAAATTGGACTTATCCTTGGGGACTCCTACTTCTCTGTAAGCCAAGTATCTTCCATCACTCAGCCTGATTCTTGGTGATTTGTTTACTTCAGCTAGATCTAATGGCTGTGTTTCAGCAGCCTCAGAAGGAGATGGCAGTGTAGGCTGATCACTTAATCCGAGGCAGCCAATCATCATACCAAAAAATCTCCTAAAGACCATGTCTGAATTATGACAAAAACATCAACAAATAAATTTACTGATTAGATTTCAGGAAATTGAAACATGGGCCACTCTTGTATTCTTCGTTTAATTGATGGGATGGTTGAATTAAGCTCACCTGAGCCAGCTTTTTCAGCAGAAGCGATGGCGGATATGGGCTCTCCGGTGGAAGTTTTGTTATCGGGGTCAGCAGTTGTGGAGTGCCTTGGAGTCCTGTTGGAGACACTGTAAACTCTCGAAACCTTTAAAAAAAGAGAGATCTCATTTACTAATTATTTGTGTGTATTTCACTCTTCCTTCACTTCTAAGTTTAAAATTGAAACTATTTAATTGATTTGTCACCCCTTGTGCAGCCTGGCAACTGGCCACTTCTAAACTATCAGCCCAAATATTTTTCAATATGCAAGAACCTGTTGCTTGATGCCCTGGTGAATCCTGATTGTAACTTATAGATGGTTTTATAATGGTAAGAAGTAGGTgccaagtatatatatatatattttttttttcgatgGGGAGGGCGGGGGTTGTGGTTGGGGGTTTTCCACTTAATTCTTGGGTTAGGAGAGGATTATTGTCTTATTAAACGAGAATTCGAGGGCCTTTATGCAATACAACAAATCCCACCAagattaccaaaaaaaaaaaagggaaaaattctaattgcaatGTTGCACTcaaaatataagcaaatataTGTAATACGGGTGTATGTGTGTGGATGCATGTATCGATGTATTTATGCATGTAGACGGTTCATTAGTTTGAGACAGTTATAGAGCACAAAATGTTATAATAGAAAAATACAGGATTTGTTGAAGTATTTTCCTTAATAATGCCAATTTAATTCTTGTCCCAATCAACTTGTAAATGCCCAAAACGGAAAAGAAGGAGCTAGGAAATGAAGCGAAATGTGAATTCAAAACGATAATGAAAAGATATTTATACCAAGTTGTCAAGAAACTGGCTGCTGGCCCAATTGTTTGAGCCCCACACTTCTCTTTTCCAAGGAAACTTCTTCCTCATATTTTTCAGGCTGTAATTGTTAGGAATTTAATCCTTTTTCAAGCTTTACTGTCCTAGGATTCTTTCTCCTGGTCCCACTAGCAAAAGGAGATGCAGCATCTTTCCAACACATTTGAGGGCATTCTACATGAATTCTTGGCAGTTTCCAACTTCCGAGCGTTAGAAGCATCTGTGAAATGTAGGCTTTGAAAGTCTAATGCGCATTCACATTTgacaaaaggaaagaaacttctgCAATTGGGTTCTCATTTGTTTTTCTAACCTCTCACCCCTCCTCATTGATAGGGCGCATTCTATTAGTGAATTTGTGAATATTTTCTCCTTGATTTGACTAAATATTTTGTATTAGTAATTGGTATATTTCATTCAGATTTGGTAAATTATGCTAATTACAGGAATGTGGAGCAAATAAAGATAAAAGAGATGATTTTTCAAAAGATTCGCGCGAACGCATTTAAATCCTATTGTCAAATTCGAAAAACTCAGGATTCCGATGCAAACGAGTTTACTAAAGCAGTTGCGATCGTTGAGTTGGAGTGTGAACGTGATATTTCTTCCCAGAGACGTTTCCAATTCCTAATAGGAATCATTTGTTTAGGTTATCTTTTTAGGAGTTACTTTTTCAATGGGGATTCTCCTTATCTTGATAGCTAGAAATTAGGAAGCTAATTAGACAAGGAAAAAGAGAACGTTTGGCTTTTATATTGTCCAAGCAGGAAACATTACATCGTATCTTCATCTTTGTGAAAAGACGGGACGACCTTGTAATACTTTCATCTTTTGCGTTGgaatttttctccatgatgaacaattgatttcttttctagtcaagggtcaattTGAAAACACGGTTTCAAGCATCTGTGAGATCAAattgattttttattatttcttttaattcattGGTATTCATGTATtttctaatttaatttcttatgattgttTCGTTGTTTGATTGTCAAAGGTCTGATATTCAAATTAAtctaataatctactgtcatATTAATCGATTAAATCCATAATTATTTGATTGGTTGATACTAGTAGCAACTAGCGTGATTGATTTCATATTAGGAAAATacatgatctaatttaaacaaaccttCGTAAGTAAGGGCTGGATTtttctagtttccaatgcaattaggaaattaagtCATATAGTCATAGCCaaggttatttcttggttagataAATAGTTAAGGGTCGTACATTGATTATCgataaagtaaagaaaagttGATTGTCAGAGTTTGTTAATAgttataaccaatctattaattaataattaaactATTTTTGCATCGATGATTAGTTGTGTGAACCATACATAAAAAGTTACACTTTTGACTAGAATCATATGTATCGTTGATTTAATTCCTATTTATTTTCACAAATTACTTttctaattaattatttttaaattttctaaatttttccattttatttagtgttttggaaggaaatgaaTCATCCAGTCCATGAGTAGACAACTCTACTCATCATTAtacttgaatttaaatttttagaGTAGGAATTTTAATTTTGATGGTTTGACACTTATCACTCGTATCTTTTCCAGTCTTACAGTGTCACATCCATGATTTGAACCTTGAACGTGACAGTGGAGAGACCTTTAAGAGCTCTCTCCTGATCACAAGGCCAATTTTAGTGATTAATTGGGCTTAATGAAACTAATTGTAATGGAAATTTTATATTGCATACAAATGTTTATAGTGaggtttgtttcaattgcaacAAATATGTTCCAGTTACAGAAAAACAAATCAAGTGTCGATCAAGATTATAATGTAAGATGGGATGTCTAGACATTTAGTTACAAAAATCAACTCTTCTCTCTAGGTTTCCTCCTCTACCCTTCCTCCTCCATAGGAGGGAAATCTTGGCCTTAAACCAAGGTCTCCCTTCCTATTCTTTTGTCCTTTGCTCTTCCTTTCATTCAATAAAGTCTCTCTTAGGTTATCttagtgagagttttcttctctcctagGGTGTCCTATTGAGAGTTTTAGTCTCTTCTAAACTATCTTAGTGAgagttttatttagttttgttatttactttttcagATCTTGGAGTTTTTTTAGATCTATATGTTAGATCTACAATTTTTTCAGTCTTCTCATCAGATCTCACTTTCAGTTTTGAGTTTGAACCAGTTGGATAGCAGATCTAAGGGAATATTTCAGATTTGGATCAATCTCGGCAAATCTCACCATCTTTATTGGACCTTACAACTGTTGATTAGCAGATCTGACGATTACAGCATGCACAAAGAGAA encodes:
- the LOC113751305 gene encoding uncharacterized protein LOC113751305, with product MVFRRFFGMMIGCLGLSDQPTLPSPSEAAETQPLDLAEVNKSPRIRLSDGRYLAYREVGVPKDKSNFRVICVHGFGSSKEMNFLAPEELMDELGIYFLLFDRAGYGESDPNPKRSVKSEASDIEELADQLELGPKFYVVGVSLGCYPVWSCLKRLPHRLAGSALIVPMINYKWRTLPKDLVKDDYRKNLCRWIIWLLRHTPGLLHWWLTQKVFPSSNVLDKNPAFFSSKDLEFLSNTKGYQLFAQNGFKDRRTFESIRKDCIVAFGRWDFEPMELTNPYAENESSVHIWQGCEDKVVPVKLQRYVSERLPWIRYHEVPDGGHMLVYDSSVCAAILRSLLLGEDPPEYKPY